The following proteins come from a genomic window of Paenibacillus spongiae:
- a CDS encoding ATP-binding cassette domain-containing protein, with product MDNIVRRAVSESNEWAVEARGLVKTFGGNRAVDGVYLNVRAGTIFGVLGPNGAGKTTTIRMLATLLRPDAGSARIFGYDVMKESNIVRQLIGVTGQYASVDESLSATENLIIFSRLLGLGRAEARRKAEELLEEFGLTEAARRPLKNFSGGMRRRLDLAASLIAQPPLIFLDEPTTGLDPRTRAQMWDTIRRLVNTGSTVLLTTQYLDEADQLADRVAVIDRGHVVAEGTVDELKASVGTSSLHLRVQNPLDIEEARQTIEQVLKAQSNVTSEAGKITAPMANADRVTDLLIALRAAGIHLAEISVQKPTLDEVFLTITGHGVEENASSASQAEEASA from the coding sequence ATGGATAATATAGTGCGAAGGGCAGTGTCGGAGAGTAACGAATGGGCCGTTGAAGCCCGTGGACTCGTGAAAACGTTTGGCGGCAATCGTGCGGTGGATGGCGTATATTTGAATGTGCGCGCCGGAACGATCTTCGGCGTGCTCGGCCCGAATGGGGCAGGCAAGACCACCACGATCCGAATGTTGGCGACTTTGCTTCGGCCGGACGCGGGCTCGGCTCGAATCTTCGGATACGATGTGATGAAGGAGTCGAACATTGTCCGCCAATTGATCGGAGTGACCGGTCAATACGCATCGGTCGATGAGTCGCTTAGCGCGACGGAGAACCTGATCATCTTCTCCCGGCTGCTCGGGCTGGGACGCGCGGAGGCGCGGCGCAAAGCGGAGGAGCTGCTCGAGGAATTCGGTTTGACGGAGGCCGCAAGGCGGCCGCTGAAGAATTTCTCAGGCGGGATGCGCCGCCGGCTGGATTTGGCCGCGAGCCTCATTGCGCAGCCGCCGCTTATTTTCCTGGACGAACCGACTACCGGGCTGGACCCGCGCACGCGCGCACAGATGTGGGATACGATCCGCAGACTGGTGAATACGGGGTCAACCGTACTGTTAACGACGCAGTATCTCGATGAGGCCGATCAATTGGCCGACCGGGTCGCGGTTATCGATCGCGGCCATGTCGTCGCCGAGGGGACCGTAGATGAACTGAAAGCGTCAGTCGGTACTTCTTCGCTGCATCTGAGAGTCCAAAATCCGCTGGACATCGAGGAGGCCCGGCAGACGATCGAGCAGGTGCTCAAGGCCCAGTCTAACGTGACGTCGGAAGCCGGCAAGATTACGGCGCCGATGGCGAACGCCGACCGGGTGACCGACCTGCTTATCGCCCTCCGCGCAGCGGGGATTCACTTGGCCGAGATCAGCGTGCAGAAACCGACGCTTGACGAAGTCTTTCTAACCATCACCGGCCATGGCGTGGAGGAGAACGCGTCGTCAGCGTCCCAAGCAGAGGAGGCAAGCGCATGA
- the cysI gene encoding assimilatory sulfite reductase (NADPH) hemoprotein subunit, with translation MANKLKVEPIGGPPSDVEHLKKESNYLRGSLTESLANRVTGGLPDLDNRLLKFHGSYMQDDRDYRIEREKQKLEPYYQFMLRVVTPGGVATPAQWLVMDEMAGKYGTGSLRVTTRQAFQLHGVLKWNLKKTIQEINETLLTTLAACGDVSRNVMCNPNPYQSDIHSEVWYWAQQLTTHLAPKTPAYHEIWLDGEKVVDSLEQDGAAVEVEPIYGPVYLPRKFKIGIAVPPSNDVDIYSQDLGYIAIVEDDKLVGFNVVVGGGMGMTHGDPATYPQLARVIGFVTPDRVLDVAEKTVTIQRDYGNRSVRKNARFKYTIDRHGLEWFVDELHDRLGWELEPAREFKFEHTGDRYGWIKGKDGKWNLTLYVQSGRIADVEGYKLRTALREIAKIHTGDFRLTANQNLMIANVNSQKKTKIAALLKEYGIAEDSQHSALRRSALSCVALPTCGLAMAEAERYLPTLIDKLEPILEEAGLRDEEINIRMTGCPNGCARPALGEIAFIGKSPGKYNMYMGAGFSGDRLSKLYRENIGEEEIIDTLKPIINRYAAERDKGEHFGDYVIRAGYVKPVTDGMNFHD, from the coding sequence ATGGCCAATAAACTTAAGGTAGAGCCGATCGGCGGACCGCCGAGTGACGTGGAACATTTGAAGAAAGAAAGCAACTATTTGCGCGGATCGTTGACTGAATCGCTAGCGAACCGGGTTACGGGCGGATTGCCCGATCTGGACAACCGGCTTCTAAAATTCCACGGCAGCTATATGCAGGATGATCGCGACTACCGCATCGAGCGTGAGAAGCAAAAGCTGGAACCGTACTATCAGTTTATGCTTCGTGTCGTTACGCCGGGCGGCGTAGCGACACCGGCGCAATGGCTCGTTATGGATGAAATGGCCGGCAAATACGGCACGGGCAGCCTTCGCGTGACGACCCGGCAGGCATTCCAGCTGCATGGCGTACTGAAATGGAATTTGAAAAAAACCATTCAAGAAATCAATGAAACCTTGCTTACGACGTTGGCCGCATGCGGCGACGTTAGCCGCAACGTCATGTGCAATCCGAATCCTTACCAATCCGATATTCATAGCGAGGTCTGGTATTGGGCGCAGCAGCTGACGACGCATCTGGCGCCTAAGACACCTGCGTACCATGAAATTTGGCTGGATGGCGAGAAGGTCGTGGACAGTCTGGAGCAAGACGGCGCGGCTGTCGAGGTGGAGCCGATTTACGGTCCGGTATACTTGCCGCGGAAGTTTAAGATTGGCATTGCGGTGCCGCCATCGAACGACGTTGACATTTATTCGCAGGATCTTGGCTATATTGCTATCGTGGAAGACGACAAGCTTGTCGGCTTTAACGTCGTCGTCGGCGGCGGCATGGGCATGACGCACGGCGATCCGGCTACGTATCCGCAGCTTGCCCGCGTCATCGGCTTCGTTACGCCGGACCGCGTTCTGGACGTAGCGGAGAAGACCGTAACGATCCAGCGCGATTACGGCAACCGCTCCGTACGGAAGAACGCCCGTTTCAAATATACGATAGACCGGCACGGCTTGGAATGGTTCGTGGACGAGCTGCATGACCGCTTGGGCTGGGAACTGGAGCCTGCTCGCGAGTTCAAGTTCGAGCATACCGGCGACCGATACGGCTGGATTAAAGGCAAGGACGGCAAATGGAATTTGACGCTGTACGTTCAAAGCGGTCGCATCGCGGATGTGGAAGGGTATAAGCTGAGAACGGCGCTGCGTGAAATTGCGAAGATTCATACGGGAGATTTCCGTCTTACGGCCAACCAGAACTTAATGATTGCCAACGTGAACAGCCAGAAGAAGACGAAGATAGCTGCTTTGCTGAAGGAATACGGCATTGCGGAAGACTCGCAGCATTCGGCCCTGCGCCGAAGCGCTTTGTCCTGCGTGGCGCTGCCGACATGCGGTCTTGCGATGGCCGAGGCGGAACGTTATTTGCCGACGTTGATCGATAAGCTGGAGCCGATTCTCGAGGAAGCCGGCCTTCGCGATGAAGAGATCAATATCCGCATGACGGGCTGCCCGAACGGCTGCGCGCGCCCGGCCTTAGGTGAAATTGCCTTCATCGGCAAATCGCCTGGCAAGTACAACATGTACATGGGAGCCGGTTTCTCCGGCGACCGCCTGAGCAAGCTGTACCGCGAAAACATCGGCGAAGAGGAAATCATCGACACGCTTAAGCCGATCATTAACCGGTATGCGGCCGAGCGTGACAAAGGCGAGCATTTCGGAGATTATGTCATCCGCGCAGGCTATGTGAAGCCTGTGACGGACGGCATGAACTTTCACGATTAA
- a CDS encoding assimilatory sulfite reductase (NADPH) flavoprotein subunit — translation MQLQVTNSPFTTEQAELINKLLPTLTEAQVNWLGGYLTFYRAGNFSAASSELAASQVLEAPAAAVVPQGPREATILFGSQTGNAQRLAGRLADTLKSQGFEVTLSAMNKYKTNNLKKAGYLFILVSTHGEGDPPDNAMTFYEFLHSKRAPKLDGTKFSVLALGDTSYEFFCKTGQDFDTKLVELGAERIAERVDCDVDFEESAAGWIAAVNGAVSAADTSAAPLGVPGAASIPASAAGESEYSRTNPFMAEVLDNLNLNGRGSDRETRHLELSLEGSGLTYAPGDSVGVYPQNDPSLVDDIISFMKWNPEEAVVTGKAGGTSSLHAALLHHYEITVLTKPLLEKAVAFSGSGKLAELVKPENKEDLRAYMDGRDLLDLLRDYSPWTLTTGDVATLLRKLPPRLYSIASSLNAHPEEVHLTIRKVEYEAHGRDRKGVCSVYTSERIEPGDKLPIFIQQNPNFKPPVDPDTPVIMVGPGTGVAPYRAFLEDREEQGAAGKTWLFYGDRHFVTDFLYQTDWQRMLKDGVLSKLDVAFSRDTDEKVYVQHRMLEHGEELYKWLENGAHVYVCGDEKHMAHDVQAALLAIIGQYAGISPEAAAAYLSELQEQGRYQRDVY, via the coding sequence TTGCAACTTCAAGTGACGAATAGTCCGTTTACGACGGAACAAGCGGAGTTAATCAATAAGCTGCTTCCGACTTTGACGGAAGCCCAAGTGAATTGGCTGGGCGGTTATTTAACTTTTTATCGTGCGGGGAACTTTAGCGCCGCTTCATCGGAACTGGCGGCAAGCCAAGTCTTGGAGGCGCCTGCTGCGGCAGTCGTGCCTCAAGGCCCGCGCGAAGCGACGATTTTGTTCGGTTCGCAGACCGGCAATGCGCAGAGACTGGCAGGACGTCTGGCAGACACACTGAAGAGCCAAGGCTTCGAGGTTACGCTATCTGCAATGAACAAGTATAAAACGAACAATCTAAAGAAAGCCGGTTATCTGTTTATTCTCGTCAGTACGCATGGCGAGGGCGATCCGCCGGATAATGCAATGACGTTTTATGAATTTCTGCATAGCAAGCGTGCGCCGAAGCTGGATGGAACGAAGTTCTCTGTACTTGCGCTGGGCGATACATCGTATGAGTTTTTCTGCAAAACAGGCCAAGATTTCGATACCAAGCTCGTCGAGCTAGGTGCGGAGCGGATTGCGGAGCGCGTCGATTGCGATGTTGATTTTGAGGAGTCTGCCGCTGGCTGGATAGCAGCTGTCAACGGCGCAGTAAGCGCGGCTGATACATCGGCAGCCCCATTAGGCGTACCGGGAGCTGCCTCTATACCGGCATCTGCTGCAGGTGAGTCGGAGTACTCGCGGACGAATCCGTTTATGGCGGAGGTGCTGGATAATCTGAATTTGAACGGCAGGGGCTCGGACCGGGAAACGCGTCATCTGGAGCTGTCGCTTGAAGGTTCGGGTCTGACGTATGCGCCTGGCGATTCGGTTGGCGTATATCCGCAGAACGACCCGTCTTTGGTCGACGATATTATCTCGTTCATGAAGTGGAATCCGGAGGAGGCGGTCGTAACCGGCAAAGCAGGCGGAACTTCTTCGCTGCATGCGGCGCTGCTTCACCATTATGAAATTACCGTCTTGACCAAGCCTCTGCTTGAAAAAGCGGTTGCCTTCTCAGGAAGCGGCAAGCTGGCTGAACTGGTGAAACCGGAAAATAAAGAAGACTTGAGAGCCTATATGGACGGACGCGATCTGCTTGATCTGCTTCGTGATTATTCGCCATGGACGCTTACAACCGGAGACGTTGCGACTCTGCTCCGCAAGCTGCCGCCGCGGTTATATTCCATTGCGAGCAGCTTGAACGCCCATCCGGAGGAAGTGCATCTGACGATCCGGAAAGTGGAGTACGAGGCCCATGGCCGCGACCGTAAAGGCGTATGCTCGGTGTACACATCCGAACGGATTGAGCCGGGCGATAAGCTTCCGATCTTCATCCAGCAGAATCCGAACTTCAAGCCGCCGGTTGACCCGGATACGCCGGTCATCATGGTGGGACCAGGCACAGGCGTTGCGCCGTACCGGGCTTTCCTTGAGGATCGCGAGGAGCAAGGCGCAGCGGGGAAAACATGGCTTTTCTACGGCGACAGGCACTTCGTGACCGACTTCCTGTATCAGACCGACTGGCAGCGCATGCTGAAGGACGGCGTATTGTCGAAGCTGGACGTAGCGTTCTCCCGGGATACGGACGAGAAGGTGTATGTGCAGCACCGGATGCTGGAACATGGCGAAGAGCTGTACAAGTGGCTGGAGAATGGCGCACATGTGTATGTCTGCGGCGACGAGAAGCATATGGCGCATGACGTGCAAGCTGCGTTGCTCGCGATAATCGGCCAATACGCCGGCATATCCCCGGAAGCGGCAGCCGCGTATTTGTCTGAGCTGCAGGAGCAAGGACGTTACCAACGCGATGTATACTAA
- a CDS encoding MFS transporter: MRLHPIYILRITGLLDGISLLVLLGIAMPLKYIWGIEQAVTIVGSIHGGIFCLYAAAILYAAIRVRWNLLWSAAALLAAFIPLGNFLLDRKLKKAQASYSVKPVSHALLVYSIVFFSFFDLFSQLPVMSTFATSVGASSFIVGFVIGLYSLSNTLGNILSGIMTDKIGPFKILMAGLLLTSIALLLYHFVDQPAFLIAVRILHGFVAGLIVPAAFTFSANTTTNEQQGKKVAFTGTFVGLAAIIGPAFSGIMASKTSVPFVFTCVAIMGLLLAFLSAVFLGKYKIAKKEKDAAVVHSSSLLFNAGVIKAYGGAFFLMFSQGAIAYLLPLHVQTLGYDSRLSGTLMSTFGIIAVLIFVLPTNRIFDRVAPSRTMAIGIGLMGLSQLVISQSTTTLTLYIVLGLYGVGFAFLFPSINTMLIKATPAELRGKAYGYFYAFFSLGVVAGSSVLGWLPFNIIEGFSFTGIILLLFAVFVAFNKEREHALNH, encoded by the coding sequence GTGCGGTTACATCCAATCTACATTTTACGTATTACAGGACTGTTAGACGGTATTTCGTTGTTGGTATTACTAGGTATTGCAATGCCCTTGAAATATATTTGGGGAATCGAGCAAGCCGTAACGATTGTAGGAAGCATTCACGGGGGGATTTTCTGTCTATATGCTGCAGCGATTCTATATGCAGCAATACGAGTCAGGTGGAACCTGCTGTGGTCGGCTGCCGCGCTGCTCGCAGCTTTCATACCTTTGGGCAACTTCTTGCTGGATAGGAAACTAAAGAAGGCGCAAGCCAGCTATAGCGTTAAGCCTGTTAGCCATGCCCTGCTCGTGTACAGCATCGTGTTTTTTTCGTTCTTCGATTTATTCTCGCAGCTGCCGGTCATGAGTACCTTTGCGACTTCCGTCGGCGCCAGCTCGTTTATTGTAGGCTTTGTCATCGGGCTGTATTCGTTATCCAATACGCTGGGCAATATTTTATCCGGCATTATGACCGACAAGATCGGGCCTTTCAAAATTCTCATGGCAGGATTGCTTCTGACCAGCATCGCTCTGCTGCTGTATCATTTCGTCGATCAGCCCGCATTCCTGATCGCCGTGCGAATCCTGCATGGGTTTGTCGCCGGGTTGATCGTTCCAGCCGCTTTCACATTCTCTGCGAATACGACGACGAACGAGCAGCAAGGGAAGAAAGTCGCCTTTACCGGTACATTCGTAGGACTAGCCGCTATTATCGGGCCTGCTTTCAGCGGAATTATGGCAAGCAAGACCTCCGTACCCTTCGTCTTTACATGCGTCGCTATTATGGGGCTGCTGCTTGCCTTCCTGTCAGCCGTTTTTCTTGGCAAGTATAAGATTGCGAAGAAAGAGAAGGACGCTGCAGTCGTTCATTCATCAAGCCTGCTCTTCAATGCAGGTGTAATAAAGGCTTACGGCGGCGCCTTCTTCTTGATGTTCTCACAAGGCGCGATCGCGTATTTGCTGCCATTGCATGTTCAGACACTTGGCTATGATTCGAGATTAAGCGGCACCTTGATGAGCACCTTCGGGATCATTGCCGTTCTCATATTCGTGCTACCTACGAATCGCATATTCGATCGGGTTGCCCCTTCAAGAACGATGGCCATCGGAATTGGTTTGATGGGTTTAAGTCAGCTGGTCATTAGCCAATCGACGACGACATTAACGCTTTACATTGTTTTAGGCTTGTATGGCGTAGGCTTTGCCTTCTTGTTCCCCTCGATCAATACGATGCTGATCAAGGCCACGCCTGCAGAGCTGCGCGGAAAAGCTTACGGTTATTTCTACGCCTTCTTCTCTCTGGGTGTCGTAGCCGGATCTTCCGTATTGGGCTGGCTGCCCTTCAACATCATCGAAGGGTTCTCCTTCACGGGAATCATCCTCCTGCTGTTCGCTGTTTTCGTTGCCTTCAACAAGGAAAGAGAGCATGCGTTGAATCATTGA
- a CDS encoding ABC transporter ATP-binding protein, giving the protein MSEKASKFRKPKNGGPMGGGPGGPGMMMPGEKAKDFKGTFKKLISYLGQYKVAVTLVIVFAIGSTIFNILGPKILGEATTKVFEGVMNMISGTGDGIDFGYVSQIMLILVILYIISALFAYIQGYIMSNVAMKVTYNLRRDISKKIHKLPLKYFDKRNYGEVLSHITNDVDAISQSLNQSLTQIITSVTSIIGIMIMMFTISWQMTLVALCVLPMSFIFIMLVVKKSQKHFVAQQESLGHVNGHIEEMYGSHTVMKAFNGEEESLKKFDVHNEKLYSSAWKSQFLSGMMMPIMSFIGNLGYVAICILGGYLAVNGRISVGDIQAFIQYMRQFTQPIAQVANISNVLQQTVAAAERVFEFLAEEEEPADSATPADPSRVKGAVRFENVHFGYDPEKPVINNFTASVQPGQKVAIVGPTGAGKSTIIKLLMRFYDIQEGSIMIDGTDIRDFARNDLRSMFGMVLQDTWLYNNTIKENIRYGKLEATDEELYAAAKAAQVDHFIRTLPDGYDMVLNEEASNVSQGQKQLLTIARAILSNPQILILDEATSSVDTRTEILIQKAMANLMKGRTSFVIAHRLSTIRDADLIFVMKDGDIIEQGTHDELLEQGGFYESLYNSQFSEGEEEAS; this is encoded by the coding sequence ATGAGTGAGAAAGCCTCCAAGTTTAGAAAACCGAAGAACGGCGGGCCGATGGGCGGCGGACCGGGCGGGCCGGGGATGATGATGCCTGGCGAGAAGGCGAAGGACTTTAAAGGAACCTTTAAGAAGCTGATTTCTTACTTGGGTCAATATAAGGTTGCGGTAACACTCGTCATCGTCTTTGCTATCGGATCTACGATATTCAATATACTAGGACCTAAGATACTCGGTGAAGCGACAACCAAAGTATTCGAAGGCGTCATGAATATGATCTCGGGTACAGGTGACGGCATTGACTTTGGATATGTAAGTCAGATTATGCTCATCTTAGTTATTCTCTACATCATCAGTGCACTGTTTGCTTACATTCAAGGTTATATCATGTCTAATGTCGCGATGAAGGTGACTTATAATCTGAGACGCGATATCTCGAAGAAGATTCATAAGCTGCCATTGAAGTATTTTGATAAACGTAATTACGGTGAAGTGTTGTCGCATATCACGAATGACGTCGATGCGATCAGCCAGAGCTTGAATCAAAGCTTGACTCAGATCATTACCTCGGTTACAAGCATAATCGGGATCATGATCATGATGTTCACGATCAGCTGGCAGATGACGTTAGTCGCGCTCTGCGTGCTGCCGATGTCCTTTATCTTCATTATGCTGGTCGTGAAGAAGTCGCAGAAGCACTTTGTTGCCCAGCAAGAATCTCTCGGACATGTCAATGGACATATTGAAGAGATGTATGGCAGCCATACGGTGATGAAGGCGTTCAATGGGGAGGAAGAGTCGCTCAAGAAGTTTGATGTGCATAATGAGAAGCTGTATAGCTCCGCCTGGAAGTCGCAATTCCTATCGGGAATGATGATGCCGATTATGAGCTTTATCGGCAATCTAGGGTACGTAGCGATCTGTATTCTCGGTGGATACTTGGCTGTGAATGGCCGAATCTCTGTCGGTGATATCCAAGCCTTCATCCAATATATGCGCCAGTTTACGCAGCCGATTGCACAGGTTGCGAACATCTCAAACGTTCTGCAGCAGACAGTAGCGGCTGCTGAGCGCGTATTCGAATTCTTGGCTGAAGAGGAAGAGCCTGCAGATTCGGCAACGCCGGCAGATCCTTCGCGTGTGAAAGGTGCCGTTCGATTTGAAAATGTTCATTTTGGATACGATCCGGAGAAGCCCGTTATTAATAACTTTACAGCAAGCGTTCAACCTGGACAGAAGGTCGCTATCGTTGGACCTACAGGTGCCGGCAAGTCTACGATCATTAAGCTGTTAATGCGCTTCTACGATATTCAAGAGGGTTCAATCATGATCGATGGCACCGACATTCGCGACTTCGCTCGCAACGACTTGCGGTCGATGTTCGGAATGGTGCTGCAGGATACTTGGTTGTATAACAATACCATTAAGGAGAATATCCGCTACGGAAAGCTTGAAGCAACCGATGAAGAGCTCTACGCAGCGGCTAAGGCTGCTCAGGTTGATCACTTCATTCGGACGCTGCCTGACGGCTATGACATGGTGCTTAACGAAGAAGCAAGCAATGTGTCGCAAGGCCAGAAACAGCTGCTTACGATCGCACGTGCGATCTTGTCCAATCCGCAGATTCTGATCTTGGATGAAGCGACCAGCTCGGTTGACACCCGTACCGAGATTCTGATCCAGAAAGCGATGGCGAATCTGATGAAGGGACGCACGAGCTTCGTGATTGCTCATCGTCTGTCAACGATTCGCGATGCCGACCTCATCTTTGTGATGAAGGATGGCGATATTATCGAGCAAGGCACGCATGATGAGCTGTTAGAACAAGGAGGCTTCTACGAAAGCCTGTACAACAGCCAGTTCAGTGAGGGCGAGGAAGAAGCGAGTTAA
- a CDS encoding ABC transporter ATP-binding protein, with translation MVKLAKYLKPFMVMLIVSIALLFGQAMADLNLPNYMSDIVNKGIQQSGIESAVPEAISEDGFRLMTSLMKEQDKAIVEQHYSLIKAGDENYLDKYPLLESHNVYLLKDADNSSMDELNPIFGRAASTFIEVSKQLAASSSDQAAPAKKMDMSNIDFKELYALTPVVQQLPAEKLDEAIAAANLMDPAMQVQTGTAFVKLLYGELGMDVGKIQSKYIMNTGFIMLLIALGGAIATIGVGYLSARVAAGVAKKLRRDVFSKIESFSSNEFDKFSTSSLITRTTNDITQVQTLIVMGIRILFYAPILGVGGVIMVLRENSSMTWIIGLAVALLIMLIGVVFYVAMPKFKIMQKLIDKLNLVSRENLSGLMVVRAFSTQEFEKKRFDHANQDLTKTNLFVSRVMVFMMPVMMLIMNLITLLIVWVGAKQIAVSAMQVGDMMAFMQYAMQIIMSFLMISMMFIMVPRASVSAQRIAEVLSTKSSIEDPAQTKPFKSDMSGIVEFRDVSFHYQDAPEDVLTNITFTAKPGETTAFIGSTGSGKSTLINLIPRFYDVTSGEIIVNGVNVKDVTQHDLHDQIGYVAQKGVLMSGTIASNLRYGKKEASDEEVHLAAEIAQATDFILKDEDGFEKKISEGGANVSGGQKQRLSIARALVKKAPIYIFDDSFSALDYKTDTALRQALKKYTGDSTVLIVAQRVSTIRHAEQIIVLNEGKIVGSGTHEELLQSCPTYLEIASSQLSKEELQ, from the coding sequence ATGGTTAAACTCGCAAAATATTTGAAGCCCTTCATGGTAATGCTCATTGTATCGATTGCTTTATTGTTTGGGCAAGCGATGGCGGATCTGAATCTGCCGAATTACATGTCCGACATTGTCAACAAGGGTATTCAGCAAAGCGGTATTGAAAGTGCAGTACCTGAAGCGATCAGCGAGGACGGCTTCAGGCTGATGACCTCCTTAATGAAGGAGCAGGACAAAGCGATTGTCGAGCAGCATTACTCGCTGATCAAAGCAGGGGATGAGAATTATCTCGATAAGTATCCCTTGCTGGAAAGTCACAATGTATACCTTTTAAAGGATGCGGACAATAGCAGCATGGACGAATTGAATCCGATCTTCGGTAGAGCCGCTTCAACCTTCATCGAAGTTTCGAAGCAGTTGGCGGCCTCTTCAAGCGATCAAGCTGCACCTGCTAAAAAGATGGATATGTCCAATATAGATTTCAAAGAGCTGTACGCTTTGACACCAGTGGTCCAGCAGCTTCCTGCCGAGAAGCTGGATGAGGCAATCGCAGCTGCTAATCTGATGGATCCTGCCATGCAGGTTCAGACGGGAACAGCTTTCGTGAAGCTATTGTATGGCGAACTGGGCATGGATGTAGGCAAGATTCAGAGCAAGTATATTATGAATACAGGATTCATCATGCTTCTGATCGCCTTAGGTGGAGCTATCGCAACGATTGGTGTCGGATATCTATCTGCGCGAGTTGCAGCTGGAGTGGCCAAGAAGCTTCGTCGTGATGTGTTCAGTAAGATTGAAAGCTTCTCGAGCAATGAGTTTGATAAGTTCTCGACTTCATCTCTTATTACGCGTACGACAAACGATATTACGCAGGTTCAGACACTCATTGTCATGGGTATCCGTATCTTGTTCTACGCTCCGATCTTAGGGGTAGGCGGCGTCATCATGGTACTGAGGGAGAATAGCTCCATGACCTGGATTATCGGCTTGGCAGTTGCCTTGCTCATTATGTTAATCGGGGTTGTATTCTATGTCGCGATGCCAAAGTTCAAGATCATGCAGAAGCTCATTGATAAATTAAATCTCGTTTCGAGAGAAAATTTGAGCGGACTTATGGTTGTACGTGCATTCAGCACACAGGAATTTGAGAAGAAACGTTTTGACCATGCCAACCAAGATTTGACGAAAACGAACTTATTCGTAAGCCGCGTCATGGTGTTCATGATGCCGGTTATGATGCTTATCATGAACCTTATTACTTTGCTGATTGTATGGGTCGGTGCTAAGCAGATCGCTGTATCTGCGATGCAAGTAGGGGATATGATGGCGTTTATGCAATATGCCATGCAAATCATTATGTCATTCTTAATGATCTCGATGATGTTCATTATGGTACCGCGTGCTTCGGTATCTGCGCAGCGTATCGCAGAAGTGCTGTCAACGAAGTCTTCTATTGAAGATCCTGCTCAGACGAAGCCGTTTAAGTCCGACATGTCAGGCATTGTTGAGTTTCGAGATGTCAGCTTTCATTATCAGGATGCGCCGGAGGATGTGCTGACCAATATTACATTCACTGCGAAGCCTGGGGAAACAACAGCATTTATCGGTTCTACAGGTTCAGGTAAATCCACGCTGATTAACTTGATTCCTCGCTTCTATGATGTCACGTCAGGTGAAATTATAGTCAACGGTGTTAATGTAAAAGATGTCACACAGCATGATCTGCACGATCAGATTGGTTATGTGGCTCAGAAGGGTGTGCTGATGTCAGGCACGATTGCAAGCAATCTGCGCTATGGTAAGAAAGAAGCTTCCGATGAGGAAGTGCATCTGGCTGCTGAAATTGCTCAAGCCACAGACTTCATTCTCAAGGATGAGGACGGCTTTGAGAAGAAGATATCAGAAGGCGGCGCGAATGTGTCCGGCGGTCAGAAGCAGCGTTTATCGATTGCACGTGCACTTGTGAAGAAGGCTCCAATCTATATCTTTGATGACAGCTTCTCCGCGCTTGACTATAAGACCGATACTGCGCTCAGGCAGGCTTTGAAGAAATATACAGGAGATAGCACCGTTCTTATCGTCGCGCAGCGCGTTAGTACGATTCGCCATGCGGAACAAATCATTGTATTGAATGAAGGTAAGATTGTCGGAAGCGGTACGCATGAAGAACTGCTTCAGAGCTGCCCGACATACCTGGAGATTGCTTCATCCCAGCTTTCGAAGGAGGAATTGCAATGA
- a CDS encoding MarR family winged helix-turn-helix transcriptional regulator — protein sequence MDQENSQGKRLIEVMAQIRRVSSKHQMDDIIPHREFHVLEIINSRMQCRSSDEQEQLAPPGIKVSELSEILHITMPSVSQMINGLEEKGYVKRVTTKNDRRVVYLTLDVEGEAALKKAKNAFLSYTNELVARLGHEETEQFITLCTRLYEIIGDMKSRQS from the coding sequence ATGGATCAGGAGAACAGTCAAGGCAAACGTCTGATTGAAGTTATGGCCCAAATAAGACGTGTGTCGTCTAAGCATCAAATGGATGACATTATTCCCCACCGCGAATTTCATGTACTGGAAATTATCAATAGCCGAATGCAGTGCAGAAGCTCCGATGAACAGGAGCAGCTTGCTCCTCCAGGTATTAAAGTATCTGAATTGAGCGAGATCTTGCACATTACGATGCCTTCCGTCTCGCAGATGATCAATGGTTTAGAGGAGAAAGGTTATGTGAAGCGTGTCACGACTAAAAATGACCGGCGTGTTGTATATTTAACGCTCGATGTTGAAGGCGAGGCCGCATTAAAGAAAGCCAAGAATGCTTTCTTATCCTATACCAATGAACTTGTAGCTCGGCTTGGACATGAGGAAACGGAGCAGTTTATCACCCTATGCACGCGCCTTTACGAGATTATCGGCGACATGAAGAGCCGTCAATCCTAA